CACACCACCGAAATGATCTCCGGTCCGTGGCCGTTGCGCATCAGTTCGGCGATCATGCAGTTGTGGGGCGCTTCGCCGGTGCCGGTCGCGGCGAAGATGACCTGGTCGTTCGGACCAACGTGTTCAAGGGTGTAATGGCCGGTCACCTTCGGCCCCATCCAGAGGCGGTCGCCTTCCTTCAGCATCCACAGCCTCGGCGTGAGGGAGGGGTCCTGGCCTTCCTCGCCGTCGCGGGCCACGAGCGTAATGTAGAACTCGTAGTAGTCCATGTCCGCCGGATCCATCAATTGGCGGGGATCGTCCTCGTACATGGGAAAGGACATGGAGTAGGCGCGGCGGACGAGCTTCGTCTTGAGGTTCTCGTTAACGTCTTCGTTATGTTCGGGATCGTTGGTGGGTTCCCAGTCGCCCAGGCCGAGCGTGGTGTACTGTCCGGGCTTGTACGGCGGAAGTTCTTCGTCCGGTTTCACCCG
This genomic window from Gemmatimonadota bacterium contains:
- a CDS encoding ferredoxin--NADP reductase; translation: MHTSEEITALREQHYNATLTEIQELNPELWIIRVKPDEELPPYKPGQYTTLGLGDWEPTNDPEHNEDVNENLKTKLVRRAYSMSFPMYEDDPRQLMDPADMDYYEFYITLVARDGEEGQDPSLTPRLWMLKEGDRLWMGPKVTGHYTLEHVGPNDQVIFAATGTGEAPHNCMIAELMRNGHGPEIISVVCVRYARDLGYQSTNERLEHLHPNYHYITLTTREAHNLNRKVYIQDLVSTGELEEQTGIVLDPERTHVYICGNPDMIGVPNYTREGDKSYPSPTGMVELLESRGFKADHRRDKGNIHFEEYW